Proteins encoded by one window of Dioscorea cayenensis subsp. rotundata cultivar TDr96_F1 chromosome 20, TDr96_F1_v2_PseudoChromosome.rev07_lg8_w22 25.fasta, whole genome shotgun sequence:
- the LOC120251374 gene encoding putative DNA glycosylase At3g47830 codes for MPRNPKQNKTTQSPKSSANLSFSSPDLFPEHHQPTPAQCRAVRDDLLALHGIPRDLAKYRNPDPSDEAPPEKTVLDGVVSTLLSLNTTDSNSRRAFLSFKIRIPRVLNAEPKRVEDAIRCGGLAVTKALRIRSILKDVMERRGEICLEYLRALSVGEDRGEG; via the exons ATGCCTCGAAACCCTAAGCAGAACAAGACTACACAATCCCCCAAATCCTCTGCTAatctctccttctcctccccTGATCTATTCCCGGAGCATCACCAACCAACGCCGGCCCAATGCCGTGCCGTCCGTGATGACCTTCTTGCCCTCCATGGCATCCCCAGAGACCTCGCCAAGTATCGCAATCCTGACCCCTCTGACGAAGCTCCTCCGGAGAAGACCGTCCTCGATGGCGTCGTCAGCACCCTTCTCTCCCTGAACACGACTGACTCCAACTCCCGCCGTGCTTTCCTCTCCTTCAAAATACGCATTCCCCGC GTTCTTAATGCTGAGCCGAAACGAGTGGAGGATGCCATCAGGTGTGGGGGCCTGGCGGTGACTAAGGCATTGAGGATACGAAGTATTTTGAAGGATGTGATGGAAAGAAGGGGGGAGATTTGCTTGGAGTACTTGAGGGCCTTGTCTGTGGGTGAGGACCGAGGTGAAGGTTGA